A region of Necator americanus strain Aroian chromosome I, whole genome shotgun sequence DNA encodes the following proteins:
- a CDS encoding hypothetical protein (NECATOR_CHRI.G386.T1), translating to MENVAQYMGRWMEVELTDGRIIRGQMMCTDRKPNFILGRSEERWSGDEGEPRAIGLAMVSRQHVVRLSLLPTPQPTADEDFS from the exons aTGGAAAATGTGGCCCAGTATATGGGAAGGTGGATGGAAGTAGAGTTGACTGATGGTCGAATAATTCGTGGTCAAATGATGTGCACCGACAGAAAGCCGAACTTTATTCTTGGCAG ATCTGAAGAACGGTGGTCAGGAGATGAGGGAGAGCCAAGAGCAATTGGTCTAGCTATGGTGAGTCGACAACATGTCGTTCGACTTAGTTTGCTGCCAACACCACAACCTACTGCTGACGAGGATTTCTCCTAA
- a CDS encoding hypothetical protein (NECATOR_CHRI.G385.T1), with the protein MVVFKASKFILSGTSPGTTKSTAHRLLLSHGYVHQVGNGLYSFLPLGQRVIDKLLRLVDYELESIGAMKVHMPILGPRAIWEKTARWESMGAELFKIQDRHKQEMCLQPTAEEMCTELIAQLPLQKKRMFPLLIYQTTEKFRDEMNPRFGLLRSRQFLMKDLYTFDLNKDSASETYKNVCRVYDRILRDHLRLEVYKVVAQPGLHGGSISHEYHLPNPLEEDGIHFCSKCGSGSKREDGPHKCECGDASDVRTFSTVEVAHTFQLGTKYSSAFNALTKEKQPMEMCCFGIGISRLLPAIVSLLSSSEKAIRLPTLIAPFSAAVVVTKGLMDNVMTELTLSSLDRRLSGGILLDDRVEDNVGKRIKELRAIGIPRIVVLGKATEKTINKTPKVEYFPPQEDPEHDRSQEWTLNEVMQSMG; encoded by the exons ATGGTCGTCTTCAAAGCGTCCAAATTTATCCTTAGTGGAACTTCTCCAGGGACAACAAAAAGCACAGCACATCGTCTTCTTCTTAGTCACGGATATGTTCATCAAGTAGGGAATGGACTATACAG TTTTCTACCGTTGGGACAACGAGTAATCGATAAACTGTTGCGACTCGTCGACTATGAGTTAGAGTCGATAGGAGCCATGAAGGTCCACATGCCAATTCTTGGCCCTCGAGCTATATGGGAAAAAACTGCACGTTGGGAGAGCATGGGTGcagaattattcaaaattcaagATCGACATAAACAAGAGATGTGTTTGCAG CCTACCGCTGAAGAAATGTGCACAGAATTGATAGCGCAACTTCCATTACAAAAGAAACGAATGTTCCCGCTTTTAATATATCAAACAACGGAAAAATTCAGAGATGAAATGAATCCTAG GTTTGGTCTACTCCGATCTCGACAATTCCTCATGAAAGATCTCTACACTTTTGATCTCAATAAAGATAGTGCATCAGAAACTTACAAGAATGTCTGTAGAGTATACGATCGAATCCTGCGAGATCATTTACGATTGGAAGTTTACAAG GTAGTAGCTCAGCCAGGTCTTCATGGCGGATCAATATCGCACGAGTACCACTTGCCGAATCCATTAGAAGAGGACGGAATTCACTTCTGTTCGAA ATGTGGATCGGGAAGTAAACGAGAGGATGGTCCTCACAAATGTGAATGTGGTGACGCTTCTGATGTTAGGACGTTTTCTACAGTTGAAGTAGCTCATACTTTTCAATTAG GAACAAAATACTCTAGTGCCTTCAATGCTCTCACTAAAGAAAAGCAACCCATGGAGATGTGCTGTTTTGGAATTGGTATCAGCAG GCTGCTTCCTGCTATAGTTTCTCTATTGTCTTCATCTGAGAAAGCGATAAGGTTGCCAACGCTAATTGCCCCATTTTCTGCTGCTGTCGTCGTCACAAAG GGCCTCATGGATAACGTGATGACAGAACTTACACTCTCATCTCTTGACCGTCGACTATCAGGAGGTATACTGCTTGATGATCGAGTTGAGGATAATGTAGGCAAACGGATAAAGGAATTACGAGCTATTGGTATTCCTAGGATCGTTGTACTTGGTAAAGCAACCGAAAAAACTATTAATAAG ACCCCAAAAGTAGAGTATTTCCCTCCTCAGGAGGATCCAGAACACGATAGAAGTCAGGAATGGACGTTAAATGAAGTGATGCAATCAATGGGATAA